TGGCTGTAATATTTGCTTACTCGTGAGCCAAGAAATGAGATGTTTTCAAATTCTACCCGTCTTGCGGAACGTTCTGCATAACAATGCATTCTAATGCCGAGATAAGATGGCAAGAGGTAGCCCGTTAGACTCTTATACATACGTTAAATTTTTATGGCGgttatttgcaaaaataatgaGAATGCAGCGTcacttttagaaaaaaaaacccgaAATGCGCAgttgaatgtaaaaaaaaagaattctttatcactgtttttttatttgtaattggATTACTATAGAATAACGTCAGTGAGAATCGGATAAAATagcttgaataaatgcaaatttattttcacCATTTTTACAGTTACACCCTCTACATAGCtacatttttcaatataatcaATAATGCGAATTCAAAGAATAAAATACACCTTTTATTCATAAATCCATTTGCTCAGGTTCAGTCAAGCTGGACAACATTATTTTCTCTACCGTAAGGGGCCCATCTGAAAAGAGATTTAAAACATGAAGTCAAAACGACGAAATGTGCTTCGATCAAAAATGCAGAAAGCTGACTTCTGCGCACTACATACCCAGATTATACCAAACTTCGGTGTTACCAGCGTCTGCCCTGGCAGAGTCAAGTGCGTATCGTATGGCTACTGGAATTGCGCAACTCATGCAGAGAGCGGGTTCGCCAGTGGCTGAAAATTCAATCATTATGGATTTATGCTAACTATATTTCATACCAAAATATTCGCAAATAAAAATCTTTACTTTTCGATCCAAGTATCCCAACCGGATTAGGCGCGTTTCGTAAAAAGCTCACTCGAAAGTCCACTGGTATGTCAAGAGCCGTAGGTGGCTTGTAATTCTAAGACATTACAAAAGGTGCAACAATTAATGCAATTAATAGAGCATATCTTCGTATATTTACATAATAAGCCACATTTTATTCACCCAAGTTCTATGGTTGGCCAGTGCGCCGGTACTTGGATCATAAATCAGATGCTCCGTCGTCCACATACCCATCCCCATCACGAACGCGCCCTGTATTTGCCCCGCGTCTATTTCTGGGTTCAAGCTGGTACCTGTGTCCTCGAGAAGGTCAACTCGGCGTACGATGTGCTGTCCTGTCAGAATGTCTAGTTCCACCTCTGCTACGGTCACACCGTAGACTGCGTAGTTCTTTGGCAAGTCTTCTAATATGTTGTACCtgatttgtaaatattatgtTTAATCGTATAGATTTTCGAATTCATGTACAAAAATCTTTTACTTGTGGCTCGCGCATAGGTCGATGTTTAGTGTCGCAGCCATGTTTGTGATATCCTTCCAGGTGGCGTTAGGTAGAATGTCTTTGACAGGTTTTAGCCTCTTTAAAAGTTCTTCGCACgccgctttggtagccttttatatatataggaCATTACACTACTTATCTAAGACCTTGTTATGAATAACCACGTCATTTTATAACATATAACTTCTATACACTTACGCTAGCGCAGCAGTCACTGGTTATACTAGCACCACTGGCTCCGTCATTTGGCGCTGTCAAGTTGTTAGTTGGCTTGACTCTTATCATGTCCATGTCTATTCCCAGAGTATATGCTGCTACTTGGGCCACCTTTATTTTAAACATAATGGATCTTCGTTTATTGCTTTCCCCTTCAAAATAAAGTCAATTTTTTACCTTAGTGTTTATTCCTTGGCCCATCTCGATGCCTCCGTGAGTTATAGAAACAGTACCGTCTATGCTGTAGACCGAAACCAGAGCATGAAAGCCTTGACCGAACCCTACGTGGAACTTCATCACACTAGTACCCACACCCCGTTTCTTCCATCTATTTTCCTGTAGATATAGATTATAGTTAATCAAAGCCGAATTCGccaaaacaaaaatcacaTATACCTTATTGAAAAGATCGGCAGCTTTTCGCCGATCTTCATATTCGGAAGTCTTTTTAATCTGGTCTATCATCGAAGTGACTCTTTCCCTATCATCGTCAGACACATTCTGGAGAACCACATCAAAGGGATCTTGATGTGTCGCCCTTGCGATTTGCTCCATGACGTCACCAATTATGGCCAGTCCTTCGGCCGACCCTTGAATCATCGAAAAAAATGGTTTAACTGATCGGTCGAAAATCCATTGCGCCATACATACCAGGCGATCGACACCAAGTGCCACAAGGCAAATCGGTGATGACATTATTATAAGTCCAACTCCAGGTCGATGTgtcgtaaatatttttaaacatttcgatAGCGAAGCTAGGTACTGTGTCGTTCATAGAGATGCCTTTGTTAGCCCAGTAGTTCCAATTGAGGTACTGGATCTTGCCGACGTCGTCAATGCCCACCTCATACTCGCTGTAAGTCGGGATGCGTTTACCCACGGCCTGCATCATGTCTTCGATAGTCATGTACATGCGAGCTGGTCGTTGGAGTTTCTGAGCGGCCATGGCACAGGCGCAGGCCACTAGAGATGATCTGGTCAGTCTTACGCCGTAGGCACCACCGACACGTCGTACTTTAATGTTGATTCTAATTATATAAAGTCattttaataaagtaaaacCAAATTTTTTGAGATCCATTTTAACATTATTGCAGAAGACATCGTTACTTGTTTTCCGGTATCCCCAAGCAAGCCGACACGTTACGAAGAGTAAAAGTGACAAACTGCGTCGATGCAAACATATTCAGTTCGTCTTCTAGTGGTATGCAAAAGCAGACGTGCGGCTCCATTGTGAAATGATACTGACTTCCGGATACCAACGTCCCCTTAATCGTATTCTTCACATTTTTTCCTAGACACCGTCGGTATTAAATTGTCGTCAAATTCATAGTCACAAACTAGTAGAACATCTATATACGTACCGGCAGGTTTAGTTGCATCTTGGTGTGTAATTTCATAGATCCTGCTCTTGTCGTTGCTGGCAAATACCTCCTCCACTGTTAACAAAGGCCTTTTACGAGGGCCATTTTCGTAAATTAGCTTCACCTTTTTCACGGCCTCGTAAGCCGCGTATCGGTCGCTGGCGACTATCATTCCGTAGGGCTGTCCCGCGTACTGAACTTCCTTTTCGGCGAACAGCTATGCAGGAcgataaatttcttttttatgtaCAGGGATTTATGCATAGAATTCATTCAAGTGtatagaataaataaaaatatgtaccaGTTCATCGGTATAAGTGATTAACGCTGTTTGATCCACGAAGACATTTTTTCCCGGCACGTCTTTAGCAGAGTAGAATGCCACCACACCGTCCATGCCCTAAATTGATAAATTCTGATAATCGGCCCTCTTACTCAAACAATATTCATCCACTATTCGAGTGTCTTACCAATGCCTCACTGGCGTCGATCGAATCTATAGGCCCTGTCTCAGGTGCTAGCACAAAAGCACAGAATACTTCGTCATCTCTGTGAGAGATATCATCGATATACTCGGCCTCTCCGGAAGTTTGGTAATATGCCTCGATTTTGGTAACCGGTTTGTTTACCGGCCACAGATTCTTGTCAACATTGTAGTCAGTTTTTCCGGAAGATATGGGGCGTTCGAGCATAGTACCTCCGCTACGAAGTCGTGCGTCGATTTTATTCGGTTTCAGACTAAGAATGAACTGAAAGTACATGCGATGGTCATTTATAAGGTTTTATTGATCACTGGAAGAGCGCAATTATTGAATACCTTGTAGAATAGAGCTTGGGCTAATTTCTTTCGATATTCCGGAGATGCTTCTGGGAGGATCAAGTCTGGTTTTAGTTCATTGCCTAAGGTACTCAAAGCATTTTTTAGTGTATTTGAGTCCAAGAGGACTTTGCCCTTGAGGTATTTCTCAGTTTCGGAAGCGTGAAACTGAAAGATTAAATAAGGTAAATTAGAGCTCCTTTTTAGAAATGGTACACTAGCTTAAAAACTCACGAATTTGGCGCTAATTCctccaaaaataatattcgGTTGCTCTAGAACTTGAGTTTTATCATCAAGTCGAAACAGGAATCCAGCATTAACAATCGCGTGGGCATTTTGTGCTCTTGGCATTATCTAAAGAAACAAATTAAACATCGTCGCAAAAAGAAACTTGATTTTCTCGTCGTAAGAATATACCTTGTAAGTTTTGTAAACGTAATTGTATTCCAATCGCGGAAGTACAACGCTGTATATCAATTTATGTCTCATATCTATTTCCATGAAATCAAGAAAGGTTGAACTGATTTTTGATCCCTCGGATTCCACTAAGAAGCAAAACCAGATTATTTTGCGAAAATAATTTACGAACTAACTCAAACAGTCACATACAAATGTGTAATTCCGCTCCAGCGGTTTCCAGTATCAGAAATAGGTCAGATTGGAATTCAGGATGCTGGTGCTTTAGCATCAAATTTCCAGCTATCGTTCCGATCTGAAAATACCAACGAGTAAATGATCGTTGTACAGAAAAGGGCAAAAATGGGGTGTAATTACGTTTCTCATTGCCAGGTGACCGATCAAATTTATGTGGTAAGCCAACTGATTGAGGTATTCAAAGCCATCGTCCTTTGAATACTTCTGACAGCAAGCTCTCATATTTTCCAGGCTGACAGCGGAGCATACGCTTAATTTGTCAGCAGATTTACTAATGTTTTGCAGCTCGGTTATGTCGTTTATGTCCAGGTATAGGTCTTTCTTGGAAATTCTGTATACACCTATCAATGAATTAACAAAACTTAacgaattattgtttttcctCGAAACTTATAATGGTTTTATGAGTGTTACCATTCCCAGTGTTTCCACCATTAAGGATGTACGAAGCATTTGG
The sequence above is drawn from the Nasonia vitripennis strain AsymCx chromosome 4, Nvit_psr_1.1, whole genome shotgun sequence genome and encodes:
- the LOC100120307 gene encoding indole-3-acetaldehyde oxidase, with protein sequence MFLFAMGQGNSHESTNHSDLIEPIDEESAIQFTINKIKYSVPKCIRPQTTLNYFIRNFAKLKGTKYMCLEGGCGVCIVAVKIKDEILAVNSCLVPIFLCNGWDIITIEGIGGKLADYNLLQKTLADMNGSQCGFCSPAMVMNMYSLIARKRTSANDIENSFGSNICRCTGYRSILDAFQLFSTNTASGTSASVRDIEDAHKSVLCLKNCASCNDFEMIGVVGPKPIYLKLKDADFFKVFTIGQIFEIFNKCPNASYILNGGNTGNGVYRISKKDLYLDINDITELQNISKSADKLSVCSAVSLENMRACCQKYSKDDGFEYLNQLAYHINLIGHLAMRNIGTIAGNLMLKHQHPEFQSDLFLILETAGAELHILESEGSKISSTFLDFMEIDMRHKLIYSVVLPRLEYNYVYKTYKIMPRAQNAHAIVNAGFLFRLDDKTQVLEQPNIIFGGISAKFFHASETEKYLKGKVLLDSNTLKNALSTLGNELKPDLILPEASPEYRKKLAQALFYKFILSLKPNKIDARLRSGGTMLERPISSGKTDYNVDKNLWPVNKPVTKIEAYYQTSGEAEYIDDISHRDDEVFCAFVLAPETGPIDSIDASEALGMDGVVAFYSAKDVPGKNVFVDQTALITYTDELLFAEKEVQYAGQPYGMIVASDRYAAYEAVKKVKLIYENGPRKRPLLTVEEVFASNDKSRIYEITHQDATKPAGKNVKNTIKGTLVSGSQYHFTMEPHVCFCIPLEDELNMFASTQFVTFTLRNVSACLGIPENKINIKVRRVGGAYGVRLTRSSLVACACAMAAQKLQRPARMYMTIEDMMQAVGKRIPTYSEYEVGIDDVGKIQYLNWNYWANKGISMNDTVPSFAIEMFKNIYDTSTWSWTYNNVITDLPCGTWCRSPGSAEGLAIIGDVMEQIARATHQDPFDVVLQNVSDDDRERVTSMIDQIKKTSEYEDRRKAADLFNKENRWKKRGVGTSVMKFHVGFGQGFHALVSVYSIDGTVSITHGGIEMGQGINTKVAQVAAYTLGIDMDMIRVKPTNNLTAPNDGASGASITSDCCASATKAACEELLKRLKPVKDILPNATWKDITNMAATLNIDLCASHKYNILEDLPKNYAVYGVTVAEVELDILTGQHIVRRVDLLEDTGTSLNPEIDAGQIQGAFVMGMGMWTTEHLIYDPSTGALANHRTWNYKPPTALDIPVDFRVSFLRNAPNPVGILGSKTTGEPALCMSCAIPVAIRYALDSARADAGNTEVWYNLDGPLTVEKIMLSSLTEPEQMDL